The DNA region CCTTTCTCCTGGTCGTCGCCGGTGTAGGAATTATCTTCCTCGCGCTCGTCGGCGACCATGTTGGTGGGTGTGCCGTTTCGGTTGGCGGCGTAGTAGAGGATGGGCTGGTCGAACGCGTCGACGATGACCGGCAGTTCCTTCATCTTGTCCCAGTCGGGAAAGAGCTTGTCGTTGCGCCGGCCGGGGAGCTTCTCCGTCGCGAGCATGCGCACCTTGGACGTGTCGATATAAAGTGGGCGACGATCGAGCCTTTTGCCGGTGCTCAAGGGGTCGTCCGTGTACCATTTCCAGGGCTCCGACCCGAGATTGTCCCGCTTGGGCACGCTCTGGCGGGAAATGTAGCCGTTGCCGTCCACGCCCACGAGCATGGCCGGAAGCCACTGGGCGCCGTAGACGCGCGGGAAGCTGCTGTCGAGGAAGGGGAACTTGCCCTCCAGTGCGTCCTTGCGGGTGAAAATCTCCTTGCCGTCGTCGACGATCGGCGGATGGGCAAAAGACGGCGGATAGCCATTGGTCTGGCTGAACTCCCGGCCGTTGTCCGTCTTGAACTGTTCGAGGCCCGCTCCGATGGTGCGAAGGAGCGCCGAAGTGGACGTCTTCTTGGCGGCGTTGCGCGCCGCGTTCAGCGATGGAACAAGGATGGCGATGAGCACGGCGATAATGAACATGACCGTGAGCAGCTCGACCAGCGAGAATCCCGAACGCGCGCAACGTGTGTTGGCGCCGCCCTTGCCGTTTCGCCGGGGGGATAAGGGGGCAAATCGCATGATTTCCTCGGTTCCTCCAAACAAGCGACGGCGGACGAGTTGCCGCCGCCGCGCCGTTCGACGGCCCGCATGCAGGCCGCGTTGATTCCGGGTTTTCGCCGGCGGGTCACGACCCGCCGACATGACGCCGATCCTATCCCTGCACGGACTGCATCAGCGACACCAGCGGCATGAACAGGGCGATCACGATGAAGCCCACAATACCGCCGAGGCAGATAACCATGGCCGGCTCCATGAGTGAGATCAGACCGGCCACGGCGACGTCCACTTCCTCTTCGTAGTTGTCCGCGATCTTCAGGAGCATCTTGTCGAGCTCGCCGGTCTCCTCCCCGACGTCAATCATGTTGGTGACCAGGGCGTCGCAGATCCTGCCCTGGCGCAGGGGGGCGGCGAAGCTCTCACCCTCGCGAATGGCGTCGTGCACGCGGACCATGGCCCGCGCGTAGACTTCGTTTCCGGATGTCTCGCGCGTGATGTTGATGGCTTCGAGAATGGGTACGCCGGCCTGGATCAACGTTCCCAGCGTACGCGTGAACCGCGCTACGGATGTTTTCTTGACCAGTGCCCCGACGCCCGGAATATTCAGTGCGATCAAGTCCGTGACGTATCGCCCGCCGCTGGATGAGCGGATGAGCTTGAACAGGGCCATCACCGCGAACGGTGTCCCGATCAGCACCAGCCAGCCGGGAATGGGTCTGCCCCGCACGAACCAGTCGGAGGACGAAAGCAGGACCACCGTGACGCCGGGCAGCTTTGTCCCGAAGTCCTGGAAGATGGTCCGGAACTTCGGGATGACGAAGATCATGATACCGGCGACGATGACTGCGGCGAACAGCACGACGGCCATGGGGTAGATCATGGCCCCGATGACCTTGCGCTTCAGCTTCTGCCCCTTTTCCTGGAACTCGGCCAATCGGTTGAGAATGACGTCCAGCACACCGCCGGTCTCTCCCGCGGCGACCATGTTGACGTATAGACGATCAAAGGCCTTGGGATGCTTGGCAAACGCCTCGGAGAGCGTCGAGCCGCCCTCGATGTCCTCGGCAACAGTCTTGAGCACGCGCTTCATCGCGCCGGGCTTCTGCTGTTCCTCAAGAATGTGCAGGCTGCGCAGAATGGGCAGCCCCGCATCCTGCAGTGTGGAAAGCTGGCGGGTGAACTGCGTGAGCTGCTTGGGGCCGAGACGTCCGGTTCCGCCGCTGGTGCGCTTCTTGGCAGGTCCTGCCGTCTTCGCCCGGCCGCCCTTTTCCCGAATGCGCGTGGGGAAGTAGCCCAGGTTCCGTATTTTGGCGAGGGCGTCCTCGGCCGAGACCGCTTCGATCTCGTCCTTAACTTCCTGCCCGGCCTGATTCATCGCCTCGTAAGCAAAGCTCGCCATGACGATTACCCCAATGGCCCAATCGGACGACGGTACGCGGGGCAAACCACGAACCGAATCAGATTTCCTCGGCGATGGTCTCCTTGACCACTTCGTCGAGCGAGGTATGCCCCTCGAGAATCGCCGCCAGACCCGCTTCGCGCAACGTTCGCATACCCCGCTGAATGGCCGCGCGACGCAGCAGCGCCGTCGATCCCTGTTGCATAATCAGTTCCCGCAATTGATCGTCCAGGACCATGATCTCGAAAATACCCATTCGACCACGATAGCCGGTGTTGTTGCAGTAGTCGCAGCCCTTTCCATAGTAGAAGAGCTTGTCGCCGATGTCGTCTGGCTTGAGCCCGATCTGGAACAACTGCTGCTCAGTCGGTCGGTACGCCTCTCGACAGGTGGTGCAGATGCGGCGGACCAGCCGCTGGGCAACGACCGCCTCGAGCGTCGCGGTGATGAGGAACGCCTCCATGCCCAGGTCGAGCAGACGGGCGATGGCCGACGGCGCGTCGTTTGTGTGCAGCGTGGTGAATACCAGGTGTCCGGTCAATGAGGCCTGTACGCTGATCTGTGCCGTTTCCAGGTCACGGACCTCACCCACGAGGATGATATCCGGGTCCTGTCGCAGGAAGCTGCGCAGTGCCCGGGCGAAGGTCAGGCCCACGTCCGGACGGACCTGCACCTGGACCAGGCCGTCGATGTCATATTCGACCGGGTCTTCCGAAGTGAGAATCTTCACATCGGGCGTGTTCAGCTCGTTGAGCGCCGCGTAGAGCGTGGTCGTCTTGCCGGAGCCGGTCGGCCCGGTGTTGATAATGATGCCGTTGGGCTTTTCGATCAGTTGCCGGAAGATCGCCAGCTCCTCCGGGCGCATGCCGACCTTGTCCAGGCTCAACTGGACGTTGGCGCGGTCGAGCACACGAAGCACGATGCTCTCGCCGAACATGGTCGGCAGTACGGAAACGCGCAGGTCGATGGGATTGCCTTTCAGGAACAACTCGATGCGCCCGTCCTGCGGAAGTCGGCGTTCGGCAATGTCGAGGTTGGCCATGACCTTGATACGAGACGCCAGCGCCATGGCGATGAATCGCGGCGGCGGTACCATTTCGTAGAGTACGCCGTCAATACGGTAGCGCATCTTGAACTCGTCCTCGAACGGCTCGAAGTGGACGTCGCTGGCCTTTTCCTTGATGGCCTGGAGCAGGACGAGGTTGAGCAGTTTCTTGACGGGGTTGAGGTCGGAGAGCTGGCGGAGCTCGGCGAGATCGATGCTGTCGCCACGGCCCTGGAGCTTAGCCAGGTCCTCGTCCGTGTTGAGCTCGTCGATCAGGCCGGTGATCGATTCCTGCTCGCCCTCGGGGTAGTAACGGTCCAGGGCCTTCTGGAGGTCGTCCGGCCGGCAGATATAAGCCTTGATGTTGCAACCCAAGAGCGTCTTGA from Phycisphaerae bacterium includes:
- a CDS encoding prepilin-type N-terminal cleavage/methylation domain-containing protein; its protein translation is MRFAPLSPRRNGKGGANTRCARSGFSLVELLTVMFIIAVLIAILVPSLNAARNAAKKTSTSALLRTIGAGLEQFKTDNGREFSQTNGYPPSFAHPPIVDDGKEIFTRKDALEGKFPFLDSSFPRVYGAQWLPAMLVGVDGNGYISRQSVPKRDNLGSEPWKWYTDDPLSTGKRLDRRPLYIDTSKVRMLATEKLPGRRNDKLFPDWDKMKELPVIVDAFDQPILYYAANRNGTPTNMVADEREEDNSYTGDDQEKGPAYYYHDDNHGFTGDEAEVGWLFGRNPHPIAVAGEKYTADQLVTPPPDDEPDPQKSFAGFIINRKQLVELRSLYQDGKPVDPKTPLHPVNPDSYLLISAGADGEWGTNDDVTNFPRETE
- a CDS encoding type II secretion system F family protein — protein: MASFAYEAMNQAGQEVKDEIEAVSAEDALAKIRNLGYFPTRIREKGGRAKTAGPAKKRTSGGTGRLGPKQLTQFTRQLSTLQDAGLPILRSLHILEEQQKPGAMKRVLKTVAEDIEGGSTLSEAFAKHPKAFDRLYVNMVAAGETGGVLDVILNRLAEFQEKGQKLKRKVIGAMIYPMAVVLFAAVIVAGIMIFVIPKFRTIFQDFGTKLPGVTVVLLSSSDWFVRGRPIPGWLVLIGTPFAVMALFKLIRSSSGGRYVTDLIALNIPGVGALVKKTSVARFTRTLGTLIQAGVPILEAINITRETSGNEVYARAMVRVHDAIREGESFAAPLRQGRICDALVTNMIDVGEETGELDKMLLKIADNYEEEVDVAVAGLISLMEPAMVICLGGIVGFIVIALFMPLVSLMQSVQG
- the tadA gene encoding Flp pilus assembly complex ATPase component TadA, with the protein product MADSTSTSKTSTTPAAKSAKGGKSLPVEQLRGRQLGRVLIKMGKLRRQQVEEALEIQKQQRGPLGQILVELGYISEDDLAIALAAQSGMEPVDLSKMEVPAEVISLMTVQMAQTYRAVPFEKLIDRNEVHLAMDNPDNFVATDDLKTLLGCNIKAYICRPDDLQKALDRYYPEGEQESITGLIDELNTDEDLAKLQGRGDSIDLAELRQLSDLNPVKKLLNLVLLQAIKEKASDVHFEPFEDEFKMRYRIDGVLYEMVPPPRFIAMALASRIKVMANLDIAERRLPQDGRIELFLKGNPIDLRVSVLPTMFGESIVLRVLDRANVQLSLDKVGMRPEELAIFRQLIEKPNGIIINTGPTGSGKTTTLYAALNELNTPDVKILTSEDPVEYDIDGLVQVQVRPDVGLTFARALRSFLRQDPDIILVGEVRDLETAQISVQASLTGHLVFTTLHTNDAPSAIARLLDLGMEAFLITATLEAVVAQRLVRRICTTCREAYRPTEQQLFQIGLKPDDIGDKLFYYGKGCDYCNNTGYRGRMGIFEIMVLDDQLRELIMQQGSTALLRRAAIQRGMRTLREAGLAAILEGHTSLDEVVKETIAEEI